A region of Oxyura jamaicensis isolate SHBP4307 breed ruddy duck chromosome 20 unlocalized genomic scaffold, BPBGC_Ojam_1.0 oxy20_random_OJ72815, whole genome shotgun sequence DNA encodes the following proteins:
- the TNNC2 gene encoding troponin C, skeletal muscle produces MASMTDQQAEARAFLSEEMIAEFKAAFDMFDADGGGDISTKELGTVMRMLGQNPTKEELDAIIEEVDEDGSGTIDFEEFLVMMVRQMKEDAKGKSEEELANCFRIFDKNADGFIDIEELGEILRATGEHVTEEDIEDLMKDSDKNNDGRIDFDEFLKMMEGVQ; encoded by the exons atggcGTCAATG ACGGACCAGCAGGCGGAAGCCCGCGCCTTCCTCAGCGAGGAGATGATCGCTG AGTTCAAGGCTGCCTTCGACATGTTTGACGCGGATGGCGGCGGGGACATCAGCACCAAGGAGCTGGGCACGGTGATGAGGATGCTGGGCCAGAACCCCACCAAGGAGGAGCTGGACGCCATCATTGAGGAGGTGGACGAGGATG GCAGCGGCACCATCGACTTCGAGGAGTTCCTGGTGATGATGGTGCGCCAGATGAAAGAGGATGCCAAGGGCAAGTCcgaggaggagctggccaaCTGCTTCCGCATCTTCGACAA GAACGCGGATGGGTTCATCGACATCGAGGAGCTGGGCGAGATCCTCAGGGCCACCGGCGAGCACGTCACCGAGGAGGACATAGAAGACCTCATGAAGGACTCAGACAAGAACAACGACGGCCGCATCGACTTTGATG AGTTCCTCAAGATGATGGAGGGCGTGCAGTAA
- the DNTTIP1 gene encoding deoxynucleotidyltransferase terminal-interacting protein 1 — protein sequence MIKHRQVQRRGRRSQMTTSFTDPAVSMELLRAVLQPSINEEIRGVFNKYMKFFQKAAINVRDNVGEEVDPEQLIQETCRSCLEQAKLLFSDGKKVVPRLPHEQAGPKRARQLDEELNRRGSPVPKKRKGRPPGQSLSNDRGVSGMAAWKLKVSEPVRRDGPKWDPSRLTETTTFVLGSRANKALGMGGTRGRLYIKHPHLFKYAADPQDKHWLAEQQHMRATGGKMAYLLLEEDIRDLAASDDYRDSGELRLEELKPFVPPAWMTEKMQKYMETLRDGGDPTPPPPEGPPAP from the exons ATGATCAAGCACCGGCAGGTGCAGCGGCGCGGCCGGCGCTCGCAGATGACCACCAG CTTCACCGACCCGGCCGTGTCCATGGAGCTGCTGCGGGccgtgctgcagcccagcatcAACGAGGAGATCCGCGGCGTCTTCAACAAGTACATGAAG TTCTTCCAGAAGGCCGCAATCAACGTGCGCGATAACGTCGGGGAGGAGGTGGACCCCGAGCAGCTCATCCAGGAGACGTGTCGGAGCTGCCTGGAGCAG gCCAAGCTGCTGTTCTCTGACGGCAAAAAGGTtgtgcccaggctgccccacGAGCAGGCAGGACCTAAG CGTGCCCGACAGTTGGATGAGGAGTTAAATCGTCGAGGAAGCCCCGTTCCCAAAAAG AGAAAGGGCCGGCCTCCAGGACAGAGCCTGTCGAATGATCGCGGGGTCTCGGGCATGGCCGC GTGGAAGCTCAAAGTCTCTGAGCCCGTGAGAAGGGATGGACCAAAG TGGGATCCATCCCGACTGACTGAAACCACAACCTTTGTGCTGGGATCTCGAGCAAACAA AGCTCTCGGGATGGGAGGAACAAGAGGGCGACTCTACATCAAGCATCCCCACCTCTTTAAG TACGCAGCCGACCCGCAGGATAAGCActggctggcagagcagcagcacatgaGGGCCACTGGGGGCAAGATG GCctacctgctgctggaggaggacaTCCGCGACCTGGCGGCCAGCGACGACTACAG GGACTCTGGCGAGCTGCggctggaggagctgaagcCGTTCGTCCCGCCGGCGTGGATGACGGAGAAGATGCAGAAGTACATGGAGACGCTGCGCGACGGGGGGGACCCCACGCCGCCGCCCCCCGAGGGCCCCCCCGCGCCCTGA
- the UBE2C gene encoding ubiquitin-conjugating enzyme E2 C — translation MASQNADPAALPSAAARKGAEAGPPAARGSVGKRLQQELMALMMSGDKGISAFPESDNLFRWIGTIDGAAGTAYEELRYKLSLEFPSGYPYNAPTVRFLTPCYHPNVDTQGNICLDILKDKWSALYDVRTILLSIQSLLAEPNIESPLNTHAAELWKNQTAFKKYLRETYAKQAKSQET, via the exons ATGGCCTCGCAGAACGCCGACCCCGCCGCCCTGCCCAGCGCCGCCGCACGAAAAGGGGCCGAGGCGGGGCCCCCGGCCGCCCGCGGATCCGTGGGGAAGAG gctgcagcaggagctgatggCGCTGATG ATGTCCGGTGACAAAGGCATCTCCGCCTTCCCCGAGTCCGACAACCTCTTCCGGTGGATCGGCACCATCGACGGCGCGGCCGGCACG GCGTACGAGGAGCTGCGGTACAAGCTGTCGCTGGAGTTCCCCAGTGGGTACCCCTACAACGCGCCCACCGTGCGCTTCCTCACGCCCTGCTACCACCCCAACGTGGACACCCAGGGCAACATCTGCCTCGACATCCTGAAGGACAAGTGGTCGGCGCTCTACGACGTCCGCACCATCCTGCTCTCCATCCAGAGCCTGCTGGCAG AGCCCAACATCGAGAGCCCCCTGAACACGCACGCCGCCGAGCTGTGGAAGAACCAAACCG cctTCAAGAAGTACCTGCGGGAGACGTACGCCAAGCAGGCCAAGAGCCAGGAAACCTGA
- the LOC118158139 gene encoding regulator of G-protein signaling 9-binding protein-like, with product MAPGRGAACGARGALGTCMAAQAALCKVVAGHRQLVLQLGGSADGPWLREERHRRSMEARELSAGLQGALLAGLRQAASPEERRELERLWVLFLSALELFLQDLRQAHRLCRLFSLQGGSSALLRTGLGGQRGGGPEQPPAPPCLEEEMEQVRAVLTEMESTANIPLWTVEATQAAEPGELGAAPPSQGLGPHAGPCCRVL from the exons ATGGCACCGGGGCGAGGGGCTGCGTGCGGGGCACGGGGGGCACTGGGGACGTGCATGGCCGCCCAGGCTGCCCTCTGCAAGGTGGTGGCCGGGCACcggcagctggtgctgcagctggggggcAGCGCCGACGGCCCCTGGCTGCGTGAGGAGCGGCACAGGAGGAGCATGGAGGCGCGGGAGCTCAGTGCCG ggctgcagggtgcGCTGCTGGCGGGGCTGCGGCAGGCGGCGAGCCCCGAGGAGCGgcgggagctggagcggctgtgGGTGCTCTTCCTCTCGGCCCTGGAGCTCTTCCTGCAGGACCTGCGCCAGGCCCACCGCCTCTGCCGGCTCTTCTCtctgcaggggggcagcagtgccctgctgcGCACTGGGCTGGGGGGCCAGCGAGGGGGGGGCCCtgagcagcccccggccccaccgtgcctggaggaggagatggagcagGTGAGGGCCGTGCTGACGGAGATGGAGAGCACGGCCAACATCCCCCTCTGGACGGTGGAGGCCACGCAGGCAGCAGAGCCgggggagctgggtgcagccccCCCATCCCAGGGACTGGGGCCTCAtgctgggccctgctgcagggtcctgtga